GGCCACCTGATTTTATAGATTGATTCACGCGGCGGCCTTCGGGCCGCCTTCTGTTTCCGGCAGGCTCCAGACCGGCAAAAAAGCCTGAACCGCAATTGTGGTCGTTTGGGCTTGACCGACCACCAGTCTCCCTTTTGATATTTCCGCTTGTCCGGTGAGTTGTCCGGCTTTTCCCCAGAGCTATCATCAGGAAGCAGTTGCCGGGAGTTCTGCTGCAATAAAATAAGCAGGCTTCATACGGACCTGGCCTCCTTCATATTTCCCGGATATGAACAACCCGGAGAAGACCAGCCCGAAATCCGGCCTTCGTCCAGCAGCATGGCTCCATATGCGGCGGCGCCCAGCAGGCCGGTATCCGGGTGAGTTATCAGACGTACGGGGATGGACGCCAGCAGATCGCCATAGGCCGGGCAGTCCGTAAACTCTTCCAGAAACTCCCGGCTGGTCACGAAATGCGGATTTTTGGCGGCCACTCCTCCGCAGATGTCCAACCCGCCCCGCGCCAGAACATGCAGCACATAGCTCCTGCAGGCCCGGCCATACAGGCGGGCGAACCAGGCCGCCGTTTCCGTGCCTGGCCCGGCCTCGGCGGCGGCTTCGGCCGGTTCGAGGCCTCTGCCCGTCAAAAATTCATGTACCAGAGAGAGCCCCCGCCCCGAGAGCACCGTATCGCCAAACGCATGGGAATGACCCGTTTTTCGGGCAATAAACCGGGACAATTCAAACTCGTGCGGCGTTACAAAGGCCAGGGGTGCGTGCCCGCCCTCCGAGGGAAGCGCCCGCAGCCTTCCCTTTTCTTCGATCAGGGCGCACTGCCCGAAGCCCGTGCCCGCACCCATCACGGCCACGGCACCGCCTGCCTGCCGCCCGTACTGTACCAAAAGCGCCGAGCTTCCGATGATGGATGTCCGGCAGCCAAAGGCCTGAGCCACGAAATCGTTCATCAGAACAGTTCTCTCCACCGGCAGACCAAGCCCCGGAGCCCGCAAATCCACACTCCAGGTGGCATTGGTCAACTGACAGAACACACTGTCCCGCACGACGCCCGCCACGGCCAGAGCCACAACATCGGCCTCCATCGGAGACAGGGCAAAACCCGACGCGGCGAGGGCGGCCAGCAGTTCGGGAAATGAGCGGACCGTGCCGCTGGCTATCCGGCGGCTCTCCACCAGACGCGGCTCATGGCCGCCGGTCTCGAAACATCCGAAACGGCTGGTCGTGCCGCCCAAATCCGCCGCCAATATACGGGCCATGAATTCACCCTCTCAAGACTTGTCCATCTGAGCATCACATTACCGGCATGCCTCCCGCAAGGCCAGACTGCCGGAACAAAAAAGCTCCCGGACCTGCATCCGGGAGCTTCGTCAGTTGTCGCGCGCCACATCTATTTTTTCAGCATGCCAGCCAGAAGACGCAGGTGTTTGCGCTCTTCTTCGGCGCAATCCCTGACATAGCGCTTCTCTCCTTCGGGTACGAATTCGAGCATTTCCAGAAAAAACAAAATGGTATCCTTCTCGAAGCCCATGGCCGTTTCAATGGCTTCTTTGGGCGTACCCATGAATTTTCTGAGATTATCCACATCGCCCAGACGGAACAGGGTGTGCGAATCCAGAAGAAATGCGAGGTAATCCACGTATTCGCCCTCTTCAGCCCAGGCCGGAAGCTCGACCTCGCCCACGCGCTCGTACAACCTGCGGAAAATCTCGCGGTGCTTGGTTTCCTCCCGCGCCAGAAAGGAGAACATCTTTTTCAATTCGGGGTCCGTGGTGGTTTCCACCAGACGATTATAGAAAACTTCGCCTCTGGTCTCGATTTCCTGCGCAGCCAGAAGTATGTCCGTGGCCTTGAATATTCCTGCCATATGGCCTCCGTAAGAGCCGCCCGCCGTATCATCATATACCGGCGGGCCCGTTTTCATGTGCGCCCCGGCCCGCATCTGGGGCTGGGGATTTCCCCTTGCGGGATGCGGAGCAGCGCCCCGCGATACAGCTACAGTTCCGACGGCAGTTCCTTGAGCTGGGCGTAGGTGAAAACCGGCCCGTCGATACAGACGTACTTGGTACCGATGTTACACCGTCCACAGATGCCCACCCCGCATTTCATGCGTTTTTCCAGAGTGGTGATGATGTTCTCGTCCTCGAAACCCAGCTTCTTGAGGGCTTGAAGTGTGAATTTGATCATGATGGGCGGGCCGCAGGTCACGGCCACCGTGTTCTTGGGTGAAGGCTTCATCTCCAGAAGCACGTTGGGAATGAGTCCCACCTTGTGCTCCCAGCCTTCGGCCGGGTTATCGACGGTCAGCACCACGTTCACGTCCTTGCGGCCGGTCCATTCGGGCAGTTCCGCTCTGTAGCTCAGATCATCCGGAGTACGCGCGCCATACAGCAGGGTGATGTCCTTATACTTCTTGCGGTTGTCGAGCATGTACACGAACAGGGTGCGCAGGGGCGCCATGCCGATACCGCCGCCGATGAAGATGATGTTCTTGCCTTCCAGCTCCTTTACCGGGAAGGCGTTGCCCAGCGGGGCACGTACACCGATCTGGTCTCCGGGCCGGAGCTGGTGAAGGCGGTTTGTGACCTCGCCCACGCGCATGACGCTGAATTGCAGATAATCCATGCGGGTCGGTGAAGAGTTGATGACGAAAGTGGACTCGCCCGCGCCGAAGACCGAAAGCTGCCCCACCTGCCCGGGCTCGAAGGAAAATTCCTTCATGCGCTGCTCGTCGTTCAGCACCACGCGGAACGTTTTGATATTGCTGGTCTCCTCGATCACCTCCACAACAGTGGCCATGTCCGGGAGATAAGGATTGGCGCTCATTCCGAATACTCCTGTGCGTCTTTCACGATCTGGCGGATGTCCACTCCGGAGGGGCACTGCTTGATGCACCGTCCGCATCCACAGCAGGCGATGAAGCCCTTGTGCAGATCCGGGTAGTAGCTGAACTTGTGGCCGACGCGGTTCTTCAGCCGGTGCGCCTTGGTCGAACGCGGATTGTGCCCGCTGCCTTCCAGAGTGAAGGTGTGGGACATGCAGTTGTCCCAGGTCCGGATGCGGCGGCTGGCCAGCCCCAGGTCGTCGTCGGTAATGTTGAAGCAATAACAGGTGGGACACATATATGTGCATGCCCCGCAGGAAATGCACTTGTCGGACTGGGCCCGCCAGAAGTCCATGTCGTCAAAGCGGGCCAACAGTCTGGCCGGAGCCGTCGTATAGTCGTGGGCCTCGCCCATGAGTGCACGTGCCGCTGCCTGTTTTTCATCGGCGGTCTTGCCCCGGTCTCCGGCGTCCTCGAACACGGCCGTCTTCAGAATGTCCTCGCCCCGAGGCGTGACGGAACGCGCCACGTAGCCGCCCTCAACCAGCGTCAGCAGCACGTCGGAACCCGCCGGATCGGCCGGACCGCCGCCTACGCTGTGACAGAAACAGGTGGTTTCGGGGCGGTCACAGGTCAGGGTCAGAAAAACCGTGTTGTTCCGGCGCTGGAGATAGTACGGGTCTTTGATCTTGTCCGTCTCGTACACGGGGTCGAACACCAGCTTGCCCCGTGCTCCGCACGGACGGCAGCCGATGACCACATTCTGCCCCTGAGGCAGAACTTCCTGCAATTCCGGTTTCTGGTCCTCGTGCTCGCGGCGGACCGTGAGCAGGGTTTCGGTCTGGGGAAAAGTGGCCGCCTTGGGTGACACGGCGGCCATCCGGGACAGATCGATGGTCATCCCCGGCTGGAACCGGCGGAAGGTCACGATGCCGCCCGTGACCACCGGAGCCAGCACGCGGTGATTCGCGGCCAGTTCCTCGGCCAGACGGATCAGATTTTCTAGAGTGATGAATCGTTCCATTACCAGTCTCTCTCGTGGATGCGGTCTTCCTCGACCTTGAAGGTGAAGAGGGGCGGTGTCTGATCCAGGGTCGTGCCCGCCTCGTGCTCAAACACTTCCTTGACCTGCTTGTTCATATGCCGGCGCAGGAGCATGAGCGGGATGTCCACAGGGCAGGCGCGTTCGCATTCGCCGCATTCCGTACAGCGGCCGGCCAGATGGGACACATGGATCATCTGGAACATGAAGTTCTCGGCCGGAGAATTATCCTGCCCGAGCCACAGCGGATCACGGCTGGTGGCGATGCAGAAATCCCGGCATACGCACATGGGACAGGCGTTGCGGCAGGCGTAGCAGCGAATGCACCGACTCATGGTTTCCTGCCAGAAGGCGAATTTCTCTTCGTCGGACTTGGCTTCGAATTCTTCCTGGCAGGCCAGACCGGCCGAGGAAGCCCCCTGCTCCTCGCCGATGAGCACATCGGAAAGCAGCGCGTTGGGATGCCTGCACACGCGGCACTTGTCGGCCTTCACTTCGTCCATTTTAAGCTTCACCGTCTGCCCTGCGGCCGTGATTTCAAGCTCGCCGCCTTTCACGGTCACGGCTTCCACGAATCCGGGATCGACAGGCAGAGCTTCCCGGATTTTGAAATGGCTGACCACGCCCTCACAGCACAGACCGAAGATGACCACATCATCGCGCTTGATCAGGTTTTCGTTCAGCAGTTCGATCACGCTTTTGCTGTCGCACCCCTTGACCACCACGCCGACCTTCTTGCCTTTGAAGGCGGTCAGAAACGTAGCCAGATTATGCACGGCCAGAGGACCGATAACGAGCCTGTCCAGGTCGGCCTCGGAGCGGATGAAAAGCGGCGTGGCGTGCAGGGGATCGTACCCCGCGCCCCAGCCGATGACGCACTCCAGCTCGCCCAGACGGCTTTTGATGGCTGATTTGAGATCGTCCAATTGGGACATGTGCCCTCCTATCCGTGACAGGGGCAGCCCTGCCCCTGCGCCGCCTGAGCGGCCAGATTGTTCCATTCCGCTTCCGTTGCCGGATTGAAGCTGGGCGCGGGGCCCAGCTCATGGATACGGCGCGTGAATTCCGTGACCACAAGCTGCCAGCGCTGCCCTTCCGAGGCCGAAACCCAGGTGTATTCGAAACGCCTGGCGTCGATGCCGGTAATGGGCAGGAAGCGCTTGAGCATCTCCAGTCTGCGCCGGGCATAGTAATTGCCTTCGGCATAATGGCAGTCGCGCGGGTGACAGCCGGACACCAACACGCCGTCGGCTCCGTTCAGCAAGGCGCGCACGACGAAAAGCGGATCGATGCGGCCCGAGCAGGGTACGCGGATGATGCGCAGATCCGTGGGCTGGGTGAACCGCCCCACTCCCGCCGTGTCCGCACCGCCGTAGGAGCACCAGTTACACAAAAAGCCTACTATTCGTAGCTCACGAATATCTTGGGCGGACATAAGGCGTTCACCTCCGCAAGGATCTGGTTATCGGTGAAATGTTCAAGCTGGATGGCTCCCTGCGGGCAGGTCACGGTGCAGATGCCGCAGCCCTGGCAGACCGTGTCGATGACCTCGGCCTTGGGGTTTCCGGAGCGGTCCGCCACTTCCTTGATGGCTCCGAACGGGCAGGTCCTGATGCACTTGCCGCAACCCACGCAGCGGGCCACGTTGACTCTGGACACGGCCGGGTCGGATTCCAGCTCCTTCTTGGACAGAAGGCCAAGCACCTTGGCCGCGGCGGCACTGCCCTGCCCCACGGACGCGGGGATGTCCTTGGGTCCCTGGCACGCTCCGGCCAGATAGACGCCCGCCGTGTTGGTTTCCACGGGCTTGAGCTTGGGGTGGCTCTCCACGAAAAAGCCGTACTGGTCCGGGGCCACGCGCAGCTTCTCGCCCAGTTGCACCGCGCCATGGGCGGCCTCGGCTCCCACGGCCAGAACCACAAGGTCCGCCGGCACTTCCACCTGCGTTCCGGCCAGAGTGTCGGCTCCGCGCACCATCAGCTTGTCTCCCTGAGGATAGATCATGGCCACGCGGCCGCGCACGTACTGGGCGCCGTATTCCTCCATGGCCCGGCGGGTGAACTCGTCGTACATTTTCCCGGGCGAACGGATGTCCATATAAAAGACATAGGACTGGGAGTCAGGGATGTGATCCTTGGTCAGGATGGCCTGCTTGGCCGTATACATGCAGCAGAAGCCGGAACAGTAGGGCCGGTCCACGGATTTGTCCCGGGACCCGACGCACTGGATGAAGACCACGTTCTTCGGCTCCTTCCCGTCGGACGGACGCTTGACGTGCCCGCCGGTGGGACCGGAGGCCGACAGCATGCGCTCGTACTGCATACTGGTGATGACGTCGGGGTAGCGGCCCTCTCCGTACTGCGGATACTTGTGCCAGTCGAAGAGGTCATAGCCCGTGGCGATGACCACCGCGCCCACATCCACGGTGATGATCTCGTCCTGCTGCTCGTAGTCGATGCACTTGACGGGACATATCTTGGCGCACACGCCGCACTTGCCTTTCTGGATCTTGGTGCAGGCGGCGGGATTGATGGCCGCCTTCTTGGGGATGGCCTGCGGGAAGGGAATGTTGATGGCCGGTGCGGTGCACAGATTTTCGTTGAAAGGGTCCGGCTGCTTGCGGCTGGGACATTTCTCCGTGCACAGTCCGCAACCCGTGCACTTGTCCCAGTCCACATATGTGGCTTTCTTGCGGATGGATATCTGGAAGTTGCCCACATAGCCGCTCACGCTCTCCACTTCGGAGCAGGCGTACAGAGTGATGTTCGGATGCTGGGCCACATCCACCATCTTGGGACCGAGCACACAACAGGAGCAGTCCACTGTGGGGAATGTCTTGTCCAGCTTGGCCATCTTGCCGCCGATGCTCTGATCCCGCTCGACCATGACCACTTCCTGACCGCCGTCGGCGCAGTCCAGAGCGGCCTGAATGCCGGCCACGCCGCCGCCGATGACCAGCACGCGTTTCACGGTTTCGAAGCGTTTGGCCACCAGCGGCCGGTTGCGGCGCAGTTTCTCCACGGCCATGCGCACCAGTTCGGCGGCCTTGCCGGTATTCAAGTCCTTCATTTTGCCGATCCACGAGACGTGCTCGCGGATATTGGCCATCTCAAACATGTAGCGGTTCAGGCCCGCGCGCTCCACGGCCCGGCGGAACGTAGGCTCGTGCATGCGCGGCGTACACGAGGCCACCACCACGCCGTCCAGATTCTTCTCCTTGATGGCCTGAATGATGCCGTCCTGCCCGGGTTCGGAACAGGCGTACATGGTGTCCGTGGCGTACACCACGTCGGGAAACCTGGAAGCTGCGGCCGCCACGGACGGACAGTCCACCGTGCCGGCGATGTTACTGCCGCAGTGGCAGATGAAAACGCCAATTCGCATCGAGTCCTCCTACCTGGCCTGCGCCGGCTGCTTGATTTTTCCCAGCACCAGGCGCGGATCCACACACAGTTTCTCGAAGCCGAGCGTCGCGCGGTCCAGCCCCAGGGCGTAACCAAGAAGTTGGGTGTAGTAGAAAACCGGAAGCTTGAAATCCTCATGCAGAGCGTCGTTGATCTGGCCCTGCCGCATGTCCAGGTTCATCTGGCACAAGGGACATGCGGTCACGAGGGCGTCGGCACCGAAGCCGCGGGCCGAATCCAGCAGCTTGCCCGAAAGCCGCATGACGATATCCCTACGCGGAATGCCGAAAGAAGCGCCGCAGCATTCCACTTTCAGCGGAAAAGGCACCACCTCCGCGCCCAGAGCCGCCATCAGATTGTCCATGGCCATGGGATTCTCATGGTGATCGAACTTCATGAGCTCCGGAGGCCGGTTCATGATGCAGCCGTAATAGCAGGCCACCTTGATGCCGGTCAGAGGGTTAACCACCCGGGCCTTCAGGGCTTCCAGGTCCACGTTTTCGGTCAGCACCTGCAGCATGGACTGGACATCGACCGTATTCCGGCACGGCATGTCCAGCAGCGCGTTGGATTTGTCCCGGAACTGCGGATCTTCCATCTTATGCGCCGCAGTCCGCAGGTTGGTCAGACAGCTCGGACAGGGCGTGCCCACCTTGTCCAGCCCCAGAGACTCCACCTGAGCCAGATTCCGGGCCGACAGCGCCGCCGAAAGCACATGATTGACCGTGTGCGCCGGAGTTGAACCGCAACAGCTCCAGTCCGGCACATCGACCAGCTCCACTCCGAGGGCCTGGCATACGGCTCGCGTGGACCGGTCATATTCCACTGATGTCCCCTGACCGGAACATCCGGGATAGTAGGCGATTTTAGACATTGGCTCCTCCTTTGCGGAACCGCTCGAAAATGCGGGCCACCTGTTCCCGTCCCTGAATGGGATGCGGCTTGAAAGGCAGCTTGCCGCGCGTGAGCACCTGCGGGGCCAGATCCACGTCGGTGAAAACCCGGCCGGAACGGGCCATGTACTCGACCATGAGCCCCAGCTCATAAGCGCGACCGAAACGTTCCACGGAATTCAGGAAAGAGTCGGCAAAGACCTTCACCGCCCGCTCCGTGACATATCCCCCTTCTCTGGCCATATGCCGACAGACGTCCATTATCCGGGCCACGTCGATCTTGTTGGGACAGCGCGTCGAACAGGACTGACAGGAGCCGCACAGCCAGAGCGACCGGCTTTTCAGCACCGCCTCCCGCTGGCCGGCCTGCACCATCCGCATGATCTGACTGACCGGATGATCGTAGGCAAAAGTGTACGGACATCCGGCCGTACAGTTGCCGCACTGGTAGCACGTTTTCACATTCTGATGGCTGCGGGCCTCCACTTCGGCGATGAAATCCCGGTCAGCCGCGGCAAGATCAAAGATTTGCATAGGCACACCCAATTTGCGATAGGTAACGGAAAAATATCCGCGTCCGGTTGCACATGCGTTCCGAACAAACCGGAAATGACTCATTTTAACACAATGCCGCACACAATCCCTGTGTCAAAAAAGACTCATCCGCACACGTCAGGCCCTGATAGCAGCGGCGTCAGATAAATCATAAACTTTTTCAGCAGATTCAATGCCATTCGGCGGGCTTCACCAATCCGGCGGATTTTCGGCGCGACCGGATAAAACACCCGTTCACATCAGATCGGGAGGTGTATCCACAGGACTGCAGCCCTCCCGGCACAGGGCATCGATCCGCCGCAGGACCGGCATGGCCGAAGCAACGCCGGGAACCGAAAAATGGGCCCCGGCCTTCGCCAGTTCGGATGCGATGTTTTTGTGCAGCGCCTGCCTCTTCTCTTCGGACAGACGGTTCACTTCCTCCTCGCTCAGTCCGGCCATGCTGCCCGACAGGGTGACGCCGATGACCCACATCCCGGCGGCCACACCCTCCAGCACATCGTTGACCGTGTCCCCGATTTTCACCGCGCGCCACGCCTCTTCTATTCCCAGCAGGGACAGAACGCGCAGACACATGTCCGGCCATGGGCGGCTGCGGGCGACATCGGAAGCGCAGACCAGCACGTCCGGCGTGTAGCCGAGCTCCCCGGCCCGCTCCGCCAGCGGCACCGCCACAGAATCTGGATATCCGGTACAGGAACCGATGCGCAGGCCGAGCTCCCGCAAACGGAAGATCATGTCCGTCACGCCGGGAATGGGCACGCTGAATTCCCGGATGGCGCCGTTCATCAGGGTCTCGACCCGGTCATAGACCCGGTCGATGTCCTCTTCTTCCGGCGCTCTGCCGTACCTTGCGACCCAGGCTCCGGCAATGCGCGGCATGGCGAACATGGCCGCCACATGGTCCCGCTTGTCCCGTCCCATGGGTTCACGGGCCTCGGCCGCCGCGACGGGCACCGATTCCGCCGCGAAGCCGTCCATAAAGGCCCGGACCGGTCCCTGACAGCCAAAGTCTACGGCCGTTCCCGCCCAGTCCAGAACAACTCCCCGCAAACAGGTAAATGGAGATTCAGGTGAATGCGTCATGATGCCTCCGGGGAAATGCGGGGGCCGCCCGAAAGCGGTCCCGCAAAGGCATGATCGTCAATCCTCAAGGCTTCCACTCGGGCTTGCCGAAGCTCGCCAGATAGGCGTTGATGGTATCCTTTCCGCCCACAAAGTCTGCCAGTTTCGGCCACACCTCCTCCATGGCGGTCTTCTTCCAGACGGACTCGTCCTCCAGCATGGAAATCTTCACCCCGGCCTCGATCAGGTCTTCCTTGGCCTTGGCGGACTCTTCCTTCTGGTACGCGAGCACGGCTTCCTGGGCGGCCTTGCCTGCGTCGATCATCAGCTGCCGCTGTTCCGGAGTCATTTTCTGGAACACGCGCTCGCTCATGATCAAGGGCTGCAACTGATAAACATGATGCACTTCGGTAATGTATTTCTGTCTGGCCTTCTGAAACTTCATGGCCCGGAAACCGATGTAGCCGTAGCACTGACCGTCCACGACACCGTCCTGCAGAGCCACGAAGGTCTCGGACCAGGGAATGAACACCGGGCTTGCGTCCCAGGCCTTGTACGTGGCCAGCAGAACGGTGCTCTGCGGCACACGGATTTTCAGCCCCTTAATATCGGCCATTTTGGTGATGGGTCGTTTGGAGTTGGATATATAACGGAAACCGGTGTAGGTCCAGGCCAGTACCCGAAAACCGGCCTTCTCCGCATAGGTATTGAGAATTTCGGCAGATTTGCCGTTAGTCGCTTTGACCACTTCATCCAGATTCTCGAACAGGTAGGGCAGGTTCAGAATGCCCAGCTGTTTAACGAAAGGCACGGTATTGGCAATGCCCACGCAACTCAGAGCCAGAGTGCCGCGGCGCACATTATGGATGGTTTCGGTCTCGTCCCCCAGCGAACCGGAATAAAAAGTCTGGACCTCGATTTCGCCGTTGGATTTTTCAGCCACATATTTTTTGAACATTTCGCCCACGATCCCCATTTCCGAACCCTCGGGATCTCCCAAGGCTATCTTCAGCACTGTCTTCGGAGCAGCCCAGACAGACGGCGCGCTCAGCAGAAATGCAGTCATCAAAAACAGAAAAAAACGTACCATTACATTCACCTCCGGTTAATTTGGATAAAAAATAATAGCTCAAAATGTCCAGACATGCAAAAATTACTGTTGCCCGAACGCAGGATTTCTTTGCGTCTTCCGACAAAAAATCCGTCAGGATATAATTGAACGGGTTTCTTTCCCCAGGACAGCCTGAAGCAATCCGTTCTTGCTTCCCGCGCTTTCACGGTGTTATCTATATCAAGAATCAGGAAACGATGACTGACCGGATGCCAGCCCGCCTTGCGGATATGAAAACTTTCGGAGAGGACGCCATGGACAGACATGTTCTGCTCACCATCAGCGACGATGTCAGCTCCTTACAGGCGGTGCGATTCACGGCCGGATATTTCACCGGCGCCAGTCGGCTGCTTCTGACCCTGCTCTACATCGCCTCGAACCCCAAAGCCGGATTGCCGGAGTCGGAAATAATCCACAACCACAATTCTCTGAATCAACGCACGGCTCAGGCCAAGGCAAGGGCACAGGCAGTTCTGGACAAGGCCGAGGAACTGCTCCTGCTCAAACATTTTCCCGCAGACCGCATCCACAAGAAAATTGCCTTCAAACAGCTCGGCACGGCCACTGACATCATTCAGGAAAGCATAAGCGGCATGTATGACGCCGTGGTCCTGGGACGGCGGGGACTCAGCCGCCTGGAGGAATTCATAAGCGGCAGCGTGAGCAGAGAAATTTTCTCCGCGCCCATGGAAGTCCCGCTATGGATCTGCCGCCGGCAGGAGCGGGTCAACCCGCATCTTCTGCTGTGCGTGGACGGCTCCCCTTCCGGCCGGCGCTGTGCCGACCATGTGGGCTTCATGCTCCGGGAAGAAGCCCGCCACCGTATCGACATACTCCACGTGGCTACTCCCGGTACAGGGACCGCCGCCGGAAAAATCCTGGAAGAAGCCCGGTGCGCGCTGGAAGCAAATGGCATCGCACCTGAGCGGATCGGAGAAAAAGTGATCGAGAGTCCGGCCGCCGCCAAAACCATTCTCGATCAGGCCCTAACGGGCGGCTACGGCGTGGTGGCCGCCGGACGCAAGACCCCTGACGGGGCTGCATCCACGCGCATAACGGGCTCCAGCAGCACAGTTCTGCTCAAATCTCTGGATTTCGCCGCCCTGTGGATTTCTGCGTGAATCACGCCTTCTCATCCAGAAGGGTCAGAATTTCGGCGGTTTTCCGGCGCATGAGGGCCTCGTCCCCACGGGACTCCACATTAAGCCGCAACACCGGTTCGGTATTGGACGGACGCAGATTGAACCGCCACTCAGGGAACTCCAGACTCAGACCGTCCACCGTATCCTTCCTGACGCTCCGGGGTTCGAAGCGTTCCGCCACCCGCCGCATGGCCGCCGCCGTGTCGCGGACCTCACGATTGATTTCCCCGCTGGCCGGGTATGCGCGCATGGCCTCGTCCACCAGCCGGGCCAAAGGCATCCCGGAGACGCAGATTTCCTCCGCCACCAGAAGCCACGGAATCATGCCCGAATCGCAGTAGCTGAAATCGCGGAAATAATGATGGGCACTCATCTCGCCGCCATACGCTGCATCCTCCAGCCGCATCCGTTCCTTCATGAAGGCGTGGCCGGTCCGGGAGACAATGGGACGCCCTCCGGCCGCACGTACCATCTCGACAGTATTCCAGGTCAGCCGCGGGTCGTGGATGATGCCCGCACCGGGATGCCTGCGGCAGAAACTCCGCCCCAAAAGCCCCACCAGATAGTATCCTTCGATAAACCGTCCG
Above is a window of Desulfomicrobium orale DSM 12838 DNA encoding:
- a CDS encoding ferritin-like domain-containing protein; translated protein: MAGIFKATDILLAAQEIETRGEVFYNRLVETTTDPELKKMFSFLAREETKHREIFRRLYERVGEVELPAWAEEGEYVDYLAFLLDSHTLFRLGDVDNLRKFMGTPKEAIETAMGFEKDTILFFLEMLEFVPEGEKRYVRDCAEEERKHLRLLAGMLKK
- a CDS encoding FAD/NAD(P)-binding protein, giving the protein MSANPYLPDMATVVEVIEETSNIKTFRVVLNDEQRMKEFSFEPGQVGQLSVFGAGESTFVINSSPTRMDYLQFSVMRVGEVTNRLHQLRPGDQIGVRAPLGNAFPVKELEGKNIIFIGGGIGMAPLRTLFVYMLDNRKKYKDITLLYGARTPDDLSYRAELPEWTGRKDVNVVLTVDNPAEGWEHKVGLIPNVLLEMKPSPKNTVAVTCGPPIMIKFTLQALKKLGFEDENIITTLEKRMKCGVGICGRCNIGTKYVCIDGPVFTYAQLKELPSEL
- a CDS encoding hydrogenase iron-sulfur subunit; this encodes MSAQDIRELRIVGFLCNWCSYGGADTAGVGRFTQPTDLRIIRVPCSGRIDPLFVVRALLNGADGVLVSGCHPRDCHYAEGNYYARRRLEMLKRFLPITGIDARRFEYTWVSASEGQRWQLVVTEFTRRIHELGPAPSFNPATEAEWNNLAAQAAQGQGCPCHG
- a CDS encoding 4Fe-4S dicluster domain-containing protein, which codes for MQIFDLAAADRDFIAEVEARSHQNVKTCYQCGNCTAGCPYTFAYDHPVSQIMRMVQAGQREAVLKSRSLWLCGSCQSCSTRCPNKIDVARIMDVCRHMAREGGYVTERAVKVFADSFLNSVERFGRAYELGLMVEYMARSGRVFTDVDLAPQVLTRGKLPFKPHPIQGREQVARIFERFRKGGANV
- a CDS encoding 4Fe-4S dicluster domain-containing protein, which produces MERFITLENLIRLAEELAANHRVLAPVVTGGIVTFRRFQPGMTIDLSRMAAVSPKAATFPQTETLLTVRREHEDQKPELQEVLPQGQNVVIGCRPCGARGKLVFDPVYETDKIKDPYYLQRRNNTVFLTLTCDRPETTCFCHSVGGGPADPAGSDVLLTLVEGGYVARSVTPRGEDILKTAVFEDAGDRGKTADEKQAAARALMGEAHDYTTAPARLLARFDDMDFWRAQSDKCISCGACTYMCPTCYCFNITDDDLGLASRRIRTWDNCMSHTFTLEGSGHNPRSTKAHRLKNRVGHKFSYYPDLHKGFIACCGCGRCIKQCPSGVDIRQIVKDAQEYSE
- a CDS encoding CoB--CoM heterodisulfide reductase iron-sulfur subunit A family protein is translated as MRIGVFICHCGSNIAGTVDCPSVAAAASRFPDVVYATDTMYACSEPGQDGIIQAIKEKNLDGVVVASCTPRMHEPTFRRAVERAGLNRYMFEMANIREHVSWIGKMKDLNTGKAAELVRMAVEKLRRNRPLVAKRFETVKRVLVIGGGVAGIQAALDCADGGQEVVMVERDQSIGGKMAKLDKTFPTVDCSCCVLGPKMVDVAQHPNITLYACSEVESVSGYVGNFQISIRKKATYVDWDKCTGCGLCTEKCPSRKQPDPFNENLCTAPAINIPFPQAIPKKAAINPAACTKIQKGKCGVCAKICPVKCIDYEQQDEIITVDVGAVVIATGYDLFDWHKYPQYGEGRYPDVITSMQYERMLSASGPTGGHVKRPSDGKEPKNVVFIQCVGSRDKSVDRPYCSGFCCMYTAKQAILTKDHIPDSQSYVFYMDIRSPGKMYDEFTRRAMEEYGAQYVRGRVAMIYPQGDKLMVRGADTLAGTQVEVPADLVVLAVGAEAAHGAVQLGEKLRVAPDQYGFFVESHPKLKPVETNTAGVYLAGACQGPKDIPASVGQGSAAAAKVLGLLSKKELESDPAVSRVNVARCVGCGKCIRTCPFGAIKEVADRSGNPKAEVIDTVCQGCGICTVTCPQGAIQLEHFTDNQILAEVNALCPPKIFVSYE
- a CDS encoding Coenzyme F420 hydrogenase/dehydrogenase, beta subunit C-terminal domain — protein: MSQLDDLKSAIKSRLGELECVIGWGAGYDPLHATPLFIRSEADLDRLVIGPLAVHNLATFLTAFKGKKVGVVVKGCDSKSVIELLNENLIKRDDVVIFGLCCEGVVSHFKIREALPVDPGFVEAVTVKGGELEITAAGQTVKLKMDEVKADKCRVCRHPNALLSDVLIGEEQGASSAGLACQEEFEAKSDEEKFAFWQETMSRCIRCYACRNACPMCVCRDFCIATSRDPLWLGQDNSPAENFMFQMIHVSHLAGRCTECGECERACPVDIPLMLLRRHMNKQVKEVFEHEAGTTLDQTPPLFTFKVEEDRIHERDW
- a CDS encoding CoB--CoM heterodisulfide reductase iron-sulfur subunit B family protein: MSKIAYYPGCSGQGTSVEYDRSTRAVCQALGVELVDVPDWSCCGSTPAHTVNHVLSAALSARNLAQVESLGLDKVGTPCPSCLTNLRTAAHKMEDPQFRDKSNALLDMPCRNTVDVQSMLQVLTENVDLEALKARVVNPLTGIKVACYYGCIMNRPPELMKFDHHENPMAMDNLMAALGAEVVPFPLKVECCGASFGIPRRDIVMRLSGKLLDSARGFGADALVTACPLCQMNLDMRQGQINDALHEDFKLPVFYYTQLLGYALGLDRATLGFEKLCVDPRLVLGKIKQPAQAR
- a CDS encoding glucokinase, whose product is MARILAADLGGTTSRFGCFETGGHEPRLVESRRIASGTVRSFPELLAALAASGFALSPMEADVVALAVAGVVRDSVFCQLTNATWSVDLRAPGLGLPVERTVLMNDFVAQAFGCRTSIIGSSALLVQYGRQAGGAVAVMGAGTGFGQCALIEEKGRLRALPSEGGHAPLAFVTPHEFELSRFIARKTGHSHAFGDTVLSGRGLSLVHEFLTGRGLEPAEAAAEAGPGTETAAWFARLYGRACRSYVLHVLARGGLDICGGVAAKNPHFVTSREFLEEFTDCPAYGDLLASIPVRLITHPDTGLLGAAAYGAMLLDEGRISGWSSPGCSYPGNMKEARSV